A genomic window from Paraburkholderia phytofirmans OLGA172 includes:
- a CDS encoding NADH:flavin oxidoreductase/NADH oxidase gives MSSALFSPTAVGLTQLPNRIVVSPICQYSADDGCANDWHLMHLMQLGISGAGLIVLEATAIERHARITHGCLGLYSDANEAALARVMVAGRRVASQETRWGIQINHAGRKASAQRPWEGRVALSGSEDPWQTEGRSALRAGDGWHTPTEMTLDAMARVREGFVAAARRAQRLGFDVVEIHAAHGYLIHQFLSPVANQRKDDYDGSLENRMRFPLEVAKAVREAISRSVSLGLRITGSDWIAEGISVAEAVVVASALKALGADYVCVSSGGIANVRIPVGPGYQVPFAAEVKTRTGIHTCAVGMIVEPEQAESIISDGRSDTVALARALLDNPRWVWHAAEKLGAEGSIKYPPQYERSKRSLWPGAQLARPDAMPTAP, from the coding sequence ATGTCGTCAGCACTGTTTTCCCCCACCGCGGTCGGCTTGACGCAACTGCCCAACCGGATCGTCGTGTCTCCGATATGCCAGTACAGCGCAGACGATGGTTGCGCGAACGACTGGCATCTGATGCATTTGATGCAACTCGGCATTTCCGGCGCCGGGCTCATCGTCCTCGAGGCCACCGCCATTGAGCGGCATGCCCGCATTACGCACGGATGTCTGGGACTGTACAGCGATGCGAACGAAGCCGCGTTGGCACGCGTGATGGTTGCGGGCCGCCGGGTCGCGTCGCAGGAGACCCGCTGGGGCATTCAGATTAATCACGCAGGCCGCAAGGCATCGGCACAACGTCCTTGGGAAGGACGAGTTGCACTATCCGGTTCGGAGGATCCGTGGCAGACGGAAGGGCGCTCCGCTTTGAGAGCCGGCGACGGATGGCATACCCCAACGGAAATGACGCTCGATGCCATGGCGCGCGTTCGCGAAGGGTTTGTGGCGGCTGCGCGCCGCGCGCAGCGCCTCGGTTTCGACGTCGTCGAAATTCATGCGGCTCATGGCTACCTGATACATCAGTTTCTTTCGCCTGTCGCCAACCAACGCAAAGACGATTACGACGGTTCCCTTGAAAATCGCATGCGATTTCCCCTCGAGGTTGCCAAAGCGGTGCGCGAAGCAATTTCCCGCTCTGTATCGCTAGGCTTGCGAATTACCGGATCAGACTGGATCGCTGAGGGCATTAGCGTGGCGGAAGCGGTCGTCGTTGCCTCCGCCTTGAAGGCGCTCGGTGCGGACTATGTGTGCGTAAGTTCGGGCGGAATTGCGAATGTCCGAATTCCCGTGGGACCAGGCTATCAGGTCCCGTTTGCCGCCGAGGTTAAAACGCGCACGGGGATTCACACCTGTGCGGTCGGCATGATCGTTGAACCGGAACAGGCTGAGTCGATTATCAGTGATGGAAGGTCCGACACCGTCGCGCTTGCCCGTGCGCTTCTAGATAATCCGCGCTGGGTTTGGCATGCGGCCGAAAAGTTGGGCGCGGAGGGTTCAATAAAGTATCCGCCGCAATACGAGCGCAGCAAGCGATCGTTATGGCCGGGGGCGCAACTTGCGCGTCCCGATGCAATGCCAACGGCACCGTGA
- a CDS encoding lactate/malate family dehydrogenase → MKLGIVGVGAVGAATAIAVVLRARVRELVLVDKNRSRARAVATDMTYGVPLSPFVAIKEGSYEDLADAGVVIITAGINERAGGAVDRNDPAGRLRLLDANFAVYQDVIPQLVRAAPQAVILVVTDPPDPLVDIARHFAGHDRVLGTSTYLDSLRFRVHLAERLGVSPACVEANVVGEHGTSSVFLWSSARVGGTSVADLLAHRRSDVNLIRQEVERDVRYANIAIIEGLGASQYGIGMVAARVAETVLRNEYAVFPVSSWQPRYGVALSLPSVVGAQGVVDVLSPEMSGDETQALEQSAETLRAAVGKYL, encoded by the coding sequence ATGAAACTTGGCATTGTTGGCGTAGGCGCGGTAGGGGCAGCTACCGCGATTGCGGTGGTGCTGAGGGCACGAGTGCGTGAACTCGTGCTCGTCGACAAAAATCGATCGCGCGCTCGTGCTGTCGCGACCGACATGACGTACGGAGTGCCACTTTCACCCTTTGTCGCAATCAAGGAAGGTAGCTACGAAGACCTTGCTGATGCAGGGGTCGTTATCATCACGGCAGGAATCAACGAAAGAGCCGGCGGCGCGGTTGATCGGAACGATCCCGCCGGCCGCCTACGATTGTTAGATGCCAACTTCGCTGTATACCAGGACGTCATTCCGCAACTGGTGAGAGCGGCACCGCAGGCGGTGATCCTTGTCGTTACCGACCCGCCTGATCCCCTCGTCGATATAGCCCGGCATTTTGCCGGTCACGATCGCGTGCTCGGCACAAGCACGTATCTCGATAGCCTGCGCTTCCGGGTGCATCTTGCCGAACGCCTCGGTGTTAGCCCTGCCTGTGTCGAAGCAAATGTCGTCGGTGAGCACGGTACGTCTAGCGTATTCCTGTGGTCGTCCGCCCGTGTTGGCGGAACCTCAGTGGCCGACCTGCTGGCGCATCGACGGAGCGACGTCAACCTGATACGCCAGGAAGTTGAGCGTGACGTTCGCTACGCCAATATTGCCATTATCGAAGGCCTTGGCGCCAGCCAGTATGGCATCGGCATGGTGGCGGCGAGAGTCGCCGAAACGGTGCTGCGAAACGAGTACGCTGTGTTTCCAGTGAGTTCCTGGCAACCGCGCTACGGGGTCGCCCTGTCATTGCCAAGCGTGGTCGGCGCGCAAGGCGTCGTGGACGTGTTATCGCCAGAAATGTCGGGAGACGAGACGCAAGCATTGGAGCAAAGCGCCGAAACGCTGCGCGCCGCTGTCGGCAAGTATTTGTAG
- a CDS encoding DsbA family oxidoreductase: protein MNIDITVTFDFVCPWCYIGFKRLMRAIDSLGDDFDWTIGWRPFELNPELPAGGLDRASYRTSRYGEAHGRMLDAQIEAQARYDGIHLNMSSIKTIANSRLAHRLRLLAEKNNLERPFIRAVYKAYFEQGVNIGLTQELQCIAESVHLPADEVRACLEDPSSEDRIIELEEHARESGVHAIPNLLIGAITVAGAVPWTELRESLVRAAESDVPPPGQGFCAPDDEDCAGTP from the coding sequence ATGAATATCGACATAACAGTTACCTTCGATTTCGTGTGCCCATGGTGCTATATCGGATTCAAACGGTTAATGAGGGCCATTGATTCACTCGGTGACGATTTCGATTGGACAATTGGCTGGCGGCCTTTCGAGCTCAATCCCGAACTACCCGCTGGTGGGCTGGATCGAGCTTCTTATCGGACGTCGAGGTACGGCGAAGCGCATGGCCGAATGCTGGACGCCCAGATTGAAGCACAGGCACGGTACGATGGGATCCATCTCAACATGAGTTCGATAAAGACGATCGCAAACTCGCGACTTGCTCACCGACTGCGCCTGCTTGCCGAAAAAAACAATCTTGAGCGGCCGTTTATACGTGCCGTCTACAAGGCTTACTTCGAACAAGGCGTCAATATTGGGCTCACGCAGGAGTTGCAGTGCATCGCCGAGTCCGTTCACCTGCCCGCAGATGAGGTGCGTGCCTGCCTGGAGGATCCGTCATCAGAAGATCGCATCATCGAGCTCGAAGAGCATGCGCGCGAAAGCGGCGTGCATGCCATTCCGAACCTCCTGATTGGCGCGATAACGGTTGCCGGTGCCGTTCCGTGGACCGAACTCCGGGAGTCATTGGTGCGAGCCGCGGAGTCAGACGTTCCGCCGCCGGGACAAGGGTTTTGTGCCCCGGATGACGAGGACTGCGCGGGAACGCCTTAA
- a CDS encoding LLM class oxidoreductase produces the protein MVTVQRFENHPFAGLSGYSRVFAPGQLTLGFILPLEGYPDGPAPTMKDHAVVTRLADELGFGALWARDVPTYDPHFGDVGQVFDPFTYLGFLSANTNQIALGTGSAVMTLRHPLLLAKQAASIDRLSNGRLLLGVASGDRAVAYPAFGTGNDFESRGERFREAFAMFRASTEEDFPVGLFPRFGELGGRVDTIPKPIVRKIPTFVTGRSRQDVEWIATHSDGWFFYNVGLERVDMITQTWFDAVRRTCGEDTFKPFFEGLFLELEEDPDFPLTPIPAGLRVGRHGLLHYLEVLKKVGVNHTAFNPKPSRRPFTEILHELAEYVLPRFPSLT, from the coding sequence GTGGTCACAGTACAACGCTTTGAAAATCATCCTTTTGCCGGCCTGAGCGGCTATTCCCGGGTGTTTGCTCCGGGCCAACTGACGCTCGGATTTATACTGCCGCTCGAAGGTTATCCGGATGGCCCGGCTCCCACCATGAAGGATCATGCAGTTGTCACCCGGCTAGCGGATGAACTTGGTTTCGGTGCACTATGGGCGCGCGACGTGCCGACCTATGATCCCCACTTCGGGGACGTCGGGCAGGTCTTTGACCCGTTCACCTACCTCGGCTTTCTTTCCGCGAATACGAACCAGATCGCGCTCGGAACCGGTAGTGCGGTGATGACGCTGCGCCATCCTCTGCTCCTTGCCAAACAGGCCGCATCGATCGATCGTCTGTCGAATGGACGTTTGCTGCTCGGCGTGGCGTCAGGAGATCGTGCGGTCGCGTACCCGGCTTTCGGTACCGGAAATGACTTTGAGTCACGCGGCGAACGCTTTCGCGAGGCATTCGCGATGTTCCGCGCTTCGACTGAAGAGGACTTTCCAGTTGGACTCTTCCCGCGATTCGGCGAATTGGGAGGCAGGGTAGACACCATCCCGAAGCCGATCGTCCGCAAGATCCCGACATTCGTGACTGGACGCAGCAGGCAGGACGTGGAGTGGATAGCAACCCATTCGGACGGGTGGTTTTTTTATAACGTGGGTCTCGAACGGGTCGACATGATCACGCAGACGTGGTTTGACGCAGTCAGGCGCACCTGTGGCGAGGATACCTTCAAACCTTTCTTTGAAGGCCTCTTTCTCGAACTGGAAGAAGATCCAGATTTTCCGCTCACACCCATCCCGGCAGGCCTGCGTGTTGGGCGGCATGGTTTGCTCCACTATCTCGAGGTCCTGAAAAAGGTGGGTGTCAACCACACCGCCTTCAACCCGAAACCATCGCGGCGTCCGTTTACGGAGATACTGCACGAACTGGCTGAATATGTGCTGCCCAGGTTCCCTTCGCTGACGTAG
- a CDS encoding response regulator transcription factor, whose product MPEPCVQATQIVSIVEDDESVRLATASLVRSLGWQTHLFASAEEFLQSPWLGETSFLISDVRMPGMSGIEMHDELLKLGYAPPTIFITAFPTAALQAKMQTDGVLAILAKPVDASAMAHWLSFALRTP is encoded by the coding sequence ATGCCGGAGCCGTGCGTACAAGCCACTCAGATAGTTTCTATCGTCGAAGACGACGAATCCGTTCGTCTGGCTACGGCGAGCCTGGTTCGCTCGTTGGGATGGCAGACACACCTGTTTGCGTCAGCGGAAGAGTTCCTGCAATCCCCATGGCTTGGTGAGACGTCGTTTCTGATCTCGGATGTACGGATGCCGGGCATGTCGGGAATCGAAATGCACGATGAACTTCTGAAACTCGGGTACGCGCCACCGACCATTTTTATTACGGCGTTTCCGACCGCCGCCCTTCAGGCGAAAATGCAGACGGACGGCGTGCTGGCTATCCTCGCGAAACCTGTTGATGCGAGCGCCATGGCGCACTGGCTGAGTTTCGCATTGCGCACGCCTTAG
- a CDS encoding NAD(P)/FAD-dependent oxidoreductase, protein MNGAKVVRVLGVAHSKEAYAIRDFLARGVVEYEWFEVASDSDCVRELGVSGFDDISWPVVVFPDGSRLYAPTLAEIAEKLGWVSRPRYREYDLSIYGAGPAGLSAAVYAASEGLRAVVIERAAVGGQAGTSSLIENYMGFPEGIAGAELAERARQQAVKFGVELLMMREGVHATFVNGKIEANLADGTLLRARANICSTGIEYRSLGVPDEQRLLNAGLHYGAGASEAPMCSGKKVFIVGGGNSAGQAAMNFAPTAESVTLIVRGPSLAATLSHYLLDRITHTRNVRVVFESSVSDVYGDTRLEALQLTNTEGGTQVVPADRLFVCIGGAPNTEWAKDTTIVRDSNGYLVTGADLSDFPQFEKCWPLKRRPYFLETSVPGSFAAGDVRHGSVKRVASAVGEGAMAVTFVHRYLAESAT, encoded by the coding sequence ATGAACGGCGCAAAGGTGGTCAGGGTTCTTGGGGTGGCGCACAGCAAAGAGGCGTATGCGATCAGGGACTTCCTCGCCCGAGGCGTCGTCGAGTATGAGTGGTTCGAAGTCGCATCAGACAGCGATTGTGTTCGCGAGCTAGGCGTGTCTGGATTTGACGACATTAGCTGGCCCGTTGTTGTGTTTCCAGACGGCTCCAGGTTATACGCTCCGACTTTAGCCGAGATCGCCGAAAAACTTGGCTGGGTCTCACGTCCGCGTTATCGGGAGTACGACCTGTCAATTTACGGCGCAGGACCGGCAGGACTATCCGCCGCGGTCTATGCTGCGTCGGAGGGGCTGCGGGCTGTGGTCATCGAACGGGCGGCGGTTGGAGGTCAGGCGGGAACCAGTTCGCTCATTGAAAATTATATGGGTTTTCCGGAGGGCATCGCCGGCGCAGAATTGGCGGAACGCGCGCGGCAGCAGGCAGTCAAGTTTGGTGTCGAACTTCTTATGATGCGCGAAGGCGTGCACGCCACGTTTGTGAACGGAAAAATCGAAGCCAATCTGGCGGATGGGACGCTTCTCAGGGCCCGCGCCAACATTTGCTCGACGGGCATAGAGTACCGAAGTCTGGGCGTTCCCGATGAGCAGCGGCTGTTGAATGCAGGGCTGCATTACGGCGCGGGCGCCAGCGAAGCGCCCATGTGCTCCGGGAAGAAGGTCTTCATCGTAGGCGGTGGAAATTCGGCCGGACAGGCAGCGATGAATTTCGCGCCCACGGCAGAAAGTGTCACGCTGATCGTTCGTGGCCCCTCTCTTGCCGCGACGCTTTCTCATTATCTGCTGGATCGCATTACCCACACACGCAACGTCCGTGTGGTGTTTGAGTCGTCCGTCTCGGATGTCTATGGCGACACCCGACTTGAAGCGCTGCAACTCACGAACACGGAAGGAGGAACACAGGTTGTTCCGGCCGACCGGCTATTCGTGTGTATTGGCGGCGCACCCAACACGGAGTGGGCAAAAGATACCACTATCGTGCGGGACAGCAATGGGTACCTGGTGACAGGCGCCGATCTGAGCGACTTTCCGCAGTTCGAAAAATGCTGGCCGCTCAAGCGGCGCCCGTACTTTCTGGAAACAAGCGTTCCCGGCTCGTTCGCGGCCGGTGACGTTCGCCACGGCTCAGTCAAGCGGGTCGCGTCGGCGGTAGGGGAAGGGGCAATGGCGGTCACGTTTGTTCACCGTTACCTTGCGGAATCGGCGACGTGA
- a CDS encoding DsbA family oxidoreductase, translating to MLPFRSTAMPLSTVSKYPFLRCSMEKLNIEVTYDFICPWCWIGEEKLKTAISQAHAGAETKIVFVPYELNPGMPAEGLDRKEYRSAKFGSWARSQAMDEHVTEAGNEVGLAFNYALAKRTPNTLAAHRLVWMLQQKHDVTALVESIFHAYFSAGSDIGDVAVLTELAVVAGFDRPEVESFLSSDRGVDEVRALEVRATERGVNSVPSVKIGDSIISGAQSVALFRATLEDALKYSATPA from the coding sequence ATGTTGCCATTCCGATCTACGGCGATGCCCCTATCTACTGTAAGCAAATATCCCTTTTTGAGGTGTTCGATGGAAAAGCTGAATATCGAGGTCACATACGATTTCATTTGCCCATGGTGCTGGATCGGCGAGGAGAAACTGAAGACGGCGATTAGCCAGGCGCATGCCGGCGCCGAAACGAAAATTGTGTTCGTTCCGTACGAGTTGAATCCCGGTATGCCCGCAGAAGGTCTGGATCGCAAAGAATACAGATCAGCAAAGTTCGGCAGCTGGGCGCGCTCGCAGGCGATGGACGAGCATGTCACGGAGGCCGGGAACGAAGTCGGTCTGGCGTTCAACTACGCGCTGGCAAAACGCACGCCGAACACGCTCGCCGCTCATCGATTGGTGTGGATGCTGCAACAGAAGCACGACGTGACGGCGCTGGTGGAGTCTATCTTCCATGCGTATTTTTCCGCCGGCAGTGATATTGGCGATGTTGCAGTGTTGACGGAGCTCGCCGTAGTTGCGGGCTTTGATCGACCGGAAGTCGAATCGTTTCTTTCATCGGACAGGGGTGTCGACGAGGTGCGCGCGCTTGAAGTCCGGGCGACTGAGCGCGGCGTCAATTCGGTGCCGTCCGTGAAGATTGGTGACAGCATTATCAGCGGCGCGCAGTCTGTCGCTTTGTTTCGAGCGACGCTTGAAGACGCCCTGAAATACAGCGCCACGCCCGCGTAA
- a CDS encoding substrate-binding domain-containing protein — protein sequence MRCNRTLFKWLLIATALLMGAGGARATDIGATLAGTRSEFWKAMENGIAQAGTDLGVNVLVRSPMDDDPQTAAKNVQLKMVRSLIASGAKAIVLAPIPVIGLKTPVELPVPVVFIDRPSNDFHAISTVCTDNYAAGRAAALTLKGHLAPGAKVAVLRLSPDVVSTTSRENGFIDAARQMGFEVVIDTFIGHGIHEPQVAAEDAIKAYGRPIDAIFTPTDFTTVAAVRAVDELALSKRPKLVGFDYRPIFRQYLHTGELYAFVVQDAYRMGYVAVQTLVQFRAHQQVLTNQTIETIVVTGANIDDPTVLAKLKQYEQ from the coding sequence ATGCGCTGCAACCGTACCCTGTTCAAATGGCTCCTGATTGCGACTGCCCTCCTGATGGGCGCGGGCGGCGCGCGGGCAACAGATATCGGCGCAACGCTCGCTGGGACGCGAAGCGAGTTCTGGAAGGCGATGGAAAACGGCATTGCGCAGGCGGGAACCGACCTGGGGGTAAATGTTCTCGTGCGCAGCCCAATGGATGACGACCCGCAGACCGCCGCAAAAAACGTGCAGTTGAAGATGGTGCGCTCGCTCATCGCGTCTGGAGCGAAGGCGATTGTTCTCGCGCCCATTCCTGTTATCGGCTTGAAAACGCCAGTCGAACTGCCGGTGCCGGTGGTTTTTATCGATCGCCCTAGCAACGATTTCCACGCAATCTCAACGGTCTGTACCGACAACTATGCCGCCGGCCGGGCCGCCGCTCTCACCTTGAAGGGCCACCTCGCACCGGGCGCGAAAGTCGCTGTGTTGCGCCTCTCGCCGGACGTCGTCTCCACGACGTCGCGCGAGAACGGGTTTATCGATGCAGCGAGACAGATGGGTTTCGAGGTGGTGATCGACACCTTTATCGGGCATGGCATCCATGAACCGCAAGTCGCCGCTGAAGACGCCATCAAGGCATATGGGCGCCCCATCGACGCCATCTTCACGCCGACGGATTTCACGACCGTCGCCGCCGTGCGCGCTGTCGACGAACTGGCATTAAGCAAACGCCCAAAACTCGTAGGCTTCGATTACAGGCCTATTTTCAGGCAGTATTTGCACACGGGCGAGTTGTACGCGTTCGTGGTGCAGGATGCTTACCGTATGGGGTATGTGGCCGTGCAAACGCTGGTGCAGTTTCGCGCACACCAGCAGGTCCTCACCAATCAGACCATTGAAACTATCGTTGTGACAGGCGCGAATATTGACGATCCGACAGTTCTCGCAAAACTAAAGCAATACGAGCAGTAG
- a CDS encoding helix-turn-helix domain-containing protein encodes MGAQISLDHLPARSRFQHFRDIVNSLYVPVSVTSEDPKAFRYTRNEAVLGGVTFASGMLTKVMINRTPREVVRSESDGYMKLVLPLSGSVVFRQNKREALIKPGYFYVDDPARPYEEKVVEDLTYLSVLLPRHFVASRLDGLESVTAVGFGPDLPHSKLARDFIISLSAVWDSLEETSAAHLSSVALDLIIAALWERNIRKAPPRNIYRSAQFQRAKAFIEANLDDPRLSLDMVAGALCVSTRYLRYLLSERGFSCPRYALEQRLARCAKDLADPRLAHRSVTTIAYAWAFSDGAHFSRSFRAAFGMSPREYRASKLTIMPAG; translated from the coding sequence ATGGGTGCGCAGATCAGCCTCGATCATCTTCCAGCACGCAGTCGTTTTCAACACTTTCGCGATATCGTGAATTCGCTGTACGTTCCCGTCAGCGTTACCAGTGAAGACCCTAAAGCGTTTCGCTACACTCGGAACGAGGCAGTGCTCGGCGGTGTAACTTTTGCATCGGGGATGCTGACAAAGGTGATGATCAACCGAACGCCGCGCGAAGTCGTTCGTTCGGAATCCGACGGCTACATGAAATTAGTCTTACCCTTGTCGGGTTCAGTCGTGTTTCGTCAGAACAAACGCGAAGCTTTGATTAAGCCGGGATATTTTTACGTCGACGATCCGGCGCGCCCCTACGAGGAGAAGGTCGTCGAAGACCTCACGTATCTCTCCGTTCTCCTCCCGCGGCACTTTGTTGCGTCGAGACTTGACGGGTTAGAGTCCGTAACCGCTGTGGGATTTGGACCGGATTTGCCTCACAGCAAGCTGGCGAGGGATTTTATTATCAGCTTATCGGCGGTATGGGATTCTCTCGAAGAGACATCCGCTGCACACCTTAGCTCGGTTGCGCTAGACCTGATCATCGCGGCTTTGTGGGAGAGAAATATTCGAAAGGCTCCTCCACGTAACATCTACAGGTCAGCGCAATTCCAACGAGCCAAAGCATTCATCGAAGCCAACCTCGATGACCCGCGTCTTTCGTTAGATATGGTTGCTGGTGCGCTTTGCGTTTCGACCCGCTATCTCCGCTACCTTCTGAGTGAGCGAGGATTTTCCTGTCCCCGTTATGCCCTTGAACAGCGACTGGCGCGTTGTGCAAAAGATCTCGCCGATCCTCGCCTCGCTCATCGTTCAGTAACAACCATCGCCTACGCGTGGGCATTCTCCGATGGTGCGCATTTCAGTCGCTCGTTTAGGGCGGCATTTGGGATGTCGCCTCGCGAGTACCGTGCGTCGAAATTGACGATCATGCCGGCAGGCTGA
- a CDS encoding ATP-binding protein, translating into MPQDQGEAQAEARVKEIGDENDRREGVPDVYTPVPAATAAEPWTALFARMRRGIAARLLIGVLLFSSAVTLLLTAGQLYLDYRYDVNLIEQRLKEVGAGYPGIIGESLWDLDRTHLQIELEGILKLPDMRAVEVRETGTVDPLVVTVGRRQTGSVLTRELPITHVIDGAPRKIGTLYVEATLTGVYQRLLDKGLIILVSQAAKTFLVSLFIIFIFHRLVTRHLAVVAAFASGYDFHRPSTALRLRRRPPAIADELDQVVTSFNELCASLQTAYGNLQKANAELERDIAIRIKNENALRETEQRYRHLFHNMPVALLEMRGNFDMYDGLRAQGISDSGAYLDQHPELFRRLVDAITIEEVNDRSVELFHARDAKELVGSAARFWSESPGTLRRALESRFRGESRFEEEMRVATLDGHVIDVLCTISRLQPISGNSPTLFGLVDITERVRAREKLQQLEADFAHAARVSMLGELTASIAHEIAQPIGAIATCAEASLRWLNRPEPEVAEVLELTRRALADTQRATAIIARIRAMAVREAPHRTLISLDEVIRESLLFLRYEIQSNDVTVSHTFNPGAPKVLADRTQIQQVIVNLAINAMQAMAHAGTVSRKIALSVAIPEPGMLRCTVEDNGPGIGLENFSGLFDRFFTTKDGGLGLGLSISRSIIEAHGGRISVDNETIHRGARFYFTLPTTNAAE; encoded by the coding sequence TTGCCGCAAGATCAAGGCGAAGCTCAGGCCGAGGCACGAGTCAAAGAAATCGGGGACGAGAATGACAGGAGGGAAGGCGTGCCCGATGTCTATACTCCGGTGCCGGCTGCCACAGCAGCGGAGCCATGGACCGCGCTGTTTGCGCGCATGCGCCGGGGCATCGCGGCGCGGCTCCTCATCGGAGTTCTGCTCTTTAGCTCCGCCGTCACGCTGCTTCTCACAGCAGGCCAGCTCTATCTGGACTATCGCTATGATGTCAATCTCATCGAACAGCGGCTAAAGGAAGTTGGAGCCGGCTACCCAGGAATTATCGGGGAGAGTCTATGGGATCTGGATCGGACCCATCTGCAAATCGAACTCGAGGGTATCCTGAAGCTGCCGGATATGCGGGCGGTCGAGGTGCGCGAGACCGGTACTGTCGATCCCCTCGTTGTCACAGTCGGGCGCAGGCAGACTGGCTCGGTGCTCACCCGCGAGCTGCCGATCACTCACGTCATCGACGGTGCCCCTCGGAAAATCGGCACGCTGTACGTCGAGGCGACGCTCACAGGTGTGTATCAACGCCTGCTGGACAAGGGGTTGATCATCCTGGTTAGCCAGGCCGCGAAGACCTTCCTCGTGTCGCTTTTTATCATCTTCATCTTCCATCGGCTCGTCACTCGCCACCTGGCCGTAGTCGCAGCATTCGCCAGCGGCTACGATTTCCACCGGCCGTCCACTGCGCTGCGCTTGCGGCGCCGTCCGCCCGCGATAGCGGATGAACTCGATCAGGTCGTGACGTCGTTCAACGAGCTGTGCGCGAGTTTGCAGACGGCCTATGGCAATCTGCAGAAGGCCAACGCCGAGCTCGAGCGCGATATTGCCATACGCATAAAGAATGAAAACGCACTGCGGGAGACCGAACAGCGTTATCGACATCTGTTTCACAACATGCCCGTGGCGTTGCTCGAGATGCGCGGCAACTTCGACATGTACGACGGATTGCGTGCTCAAGGCATATCGGATTCGGGCGCCTATCTGGATCAACATCCTGAGCTTTTTCGCCGCCTCGTCGATGCTATTACGATTGAAGAGGTCAATGACCGCTCGGTCGAGCTATTCCATGCACGCGACGCGAAGGAACTGGTTGGGTCTGCCGCTCGCTTCTGGAGCGAAAGTCCGGGCACCTTGCGCCGTGCACTGGAGAGCCGGTTCCGCGGCGAATCGAGGTTCGAGGAAGAGATGCGAGTGGCCACGCTGGATGGGCACGTGATAGACGTACTCTGCACGATTTCGCGTCTCCAGCCGATCAGCGGCAACAGCCCGACACTGTTTGGTCTTGTCGATATCACAGAGCGTGTCCGGGCACGGGAAAAGCTGCAACAGCTTGAAGCGGATTTCGCGCATGCCGCCCGCGTTTCGATGCTCGGCGAGCTGACGGCTTCGATCGCACATGAAATCGCCCAACCTATTGGCGCCATTGCAACCTGCGCCGAAGCAAGCTTGCGTTGGCTGAATCGGCCCGAACCAGAAGTCGCCGAAGTTCTGGAATTGACGAGGCGCGCACTGGCCGACACGCAGCGAGCCACAGCAATTATCGCTCGCATCCGGGCCATGGCGGTCAGGGAAGCGCCACATCGAACGCTAATATCGCTCGATGAAGTGATCCGCGAATCTCTACTCTTTTTGCGGTACGAGATTCAGTCGAACGACGTAACGGTCTCTCACACCTTTAATCCGGGCGCGCCAAAAGTCCTTGCAGATCGCACGCAGATCCAGCAAGTGATCGTCAACCTGGCGATCAATGCCATGCAGGCCATGGCCCACGCCGGAACGGTGAGTCGCAAGATTGCCCTCAGCGTGGCCATTCCGGAGCCGGGTATGCTGCGCTGTACCGTCGAAGACAACGGTCCGGGTATCGGCCTTGAGAATTTCTCCGGACTGTTCGACCGCTTCTTCACCACCAAGGACGGCGGCCTGGGATTGGGTCTGTCAATCAGTCGATCTATCATCGAGGCTCATGGTGGCCGCATCAGTGTGGACAATGAAACTATCCATCGCGGGGCGCGATTCTACTTCACTCTCCCGACCACCAACGCGGCGGAGTGA